In one Cygnus olor isolate bCygOlo1 chromosome 27, bCygOlo1.pri.v2, whole genome shotgun sequence genomic region, the following are encoded:
- the EGR3 gene encoding early growth response protein 3 produces the protein MTGKLLEKLPGTMNTLLNQLPDNLYPEEIPNSLNIFSGSSDSVAHYNQMAADNVMDIGLANEKASQELSYSGTFQPAPGNKTVTYLGKFAFDSPSNWCQDNIISLMSAGILGVPPSSGALTSTQSSAGSMGPPQGDVDQMYPALPPYSSCSDLYPEPVSFHDPQSNPGLTYSPQDYQAAKPALDSNLFPMIPDYNLYHHPNDMGTITEHKPFQSLDPIRVNPPPITPLETIKAFKDKQIHPGFGGLPQPPLTLKPIRPRKYPNRPSKTPLHERPHACPAEGCDRRFSRSDELTRHLRIHTGHKPFQCRICMRSFSRSDHLTTHIRTHTGEKPFACEFCGRKFARSDERKRHAKIHLKQKEKKAEKGSAGPPPAAPPAAAAATTSPPVALAPAVTTCA, from the exons ATGACAGGCAAACTACTGGAGAAGCTGCCGGGGACCATGAACACTTTGCTGAACCAATTGCCTGACAATCTGTACCCGGAGGAGATCCCCAACTCTTTGAACATCTTCTCCGGCAGCAGCGACTCGGTGGCTCACTACAACCAGATGGCTGCAG ATAATGTTATGGACATTGGCTTAGCGAACGAAAAAGCCAGCCAGGAATTGTCCTATTCGGGGACTTTTCAGCCCGCCCCGGGCAACAAGACTGTGACCTACCTGGGGAAATTCGCCTTCGACTCGCCCTCCAACTGGTGCCAGGACAACATCATCAGCCTGATGAGCGCCGGCATCCTGGGGGTGCCGCCGTCCTCGGGCGCGCTCACCAGCACGCAGAGCTCGGCGGGCAGCATGGGGCCGCCGCAGGGCGACGTGGACCAGATGTACCCCGCGCTGCCGCCCTACTCCTCCTGCAGTGACCTCTACCCGGAGCCCGTCTCCTTCCACGACCCCCAGAGCAACCCCGGCCTCACCTACTCCCCCCAGGATTACCAGGCGGCCAAGCCCGCCTTGGACAGCAACCTCTTCCCCATGATCCCAGACTATAACCTCTACCACCACCCCAACGACATGGGCACCATCACGGAGCACAAACCCTTCCAGAGCTTGGACCCCATCCGCGTCAACCCGCCCCCCATCACCCCGCTGGAGACCATCAAGGCCTTCAAGGACAAGCAGATCCACCCGGGCTTCGGGGGGCTGCCGCAGCCGCCGCTCACCCTCAAACCCATCCGGCCCCGCAAGTACCCCAACCGGCCCAGCAAGACGCCGCTCCACGAGCGGCCCCACGCCTGCCCCGCCGAGGGCTGCGACCGCCGCTTCTCCCGCTCCGACGAGCTCACCCGCCACCTCCGCATCCACACGGGCCACAAGCCCTTCCAGTGCCGCATCTGCATGCGGAGCTTCAGCCGCAGCGACCACCTCACCACCCACATCCGCACCCACACCGGCGAGAAGCCCTTCGCCTGCGAGTTCTGCGGCCGCAAGTTCGCCCGCTCCGACGAGCGCAAGCGGCACGCCAAGATCCACCTcaagcagaaggagaagaaggcCGAGAAGGGCTCggccgggccgccccccgccgcgccccccgccgccgccgccgccaccacctCGCCCCCCGTCGCCCTCGCCCCCGCCGTCACCACGTGCGCCTGA